A genomic region of Desulfosarcina ovata subsp. ovata contains the following coding sequences:
- a CDS encoding carboxymuconolactone decarboxylase family protein, whose amino-acid sequence MRMLAEFFPEFAEMLDEMDALYASKRSIDEKTYQFICFALSIKGRSKPCVLKHFKGALEAGATVKELSYILALTMREAAGADDCWTHDVLGEWKAIIAGNISCDCQK is encoded by the coding sequence ATGCGGATGTTAGCCGAATTTTTCCCCGAATTCGCCGAAATGCTCGATGAGATGGATGCTCTGTATGCCAGCAAACGGAGCATCGATGAGAAGACCTACCAATTCATCTGTTTTGCCCTTTCCATCAAGGGGCGCTCGAAACCCTGTGTTCTGAAACATTTCAAGGGGGCCCTGGAAGCCGGTGCGACGGTCAAGGAACTGTCTTACATCCTGGCCCTGACCATGCGTGAAGCCGCCGGTGCCGATGACTGCTGGACTCACGATGTGCTCGGTGAGTGGAAAGCGATCATTGCCGGTAATATCAGTTGTGACTGTCAGAAGTGA
- the cbiD gene encoding cobalt-precorrin-5B (C(1))-methyltransferase CbiD: MNAQTKKLRSGFTTGAAAAAAAKAALLLRLTGQAPDTVTITFLTGTTTSIPVRQCRFESPETVCCTVIKDAGDDPDITHGAEIGACVRLEGPSSDTSIRITGGVGVGTVTRPGLEIPPGQPAITPGPLTMITNSIREVLGAHPTNRGIHVEVFVPEGERLARKTLNARLGIVGGLSILGTTGIVRPMSHEAYVATIEKSMDVARAAGMSHLVLTTGRRSERFAQRRWPDLNEMAFIQIGDFFQVAMAAAATRGFATVTLAVFFGKAVKMAQNIPHTHAAKSELTLGTLARWTRERTADRSLADRVAHANTARHAFDPLKAGAPAVIRHVAEMAQQCAEGFAEGRIMARCVIFDYDGSSVVDTRPDWG; encoded by the coding sequence TTGAACGCACAGACAAAGAAACTGAGATCCGGCTTCACCACCGGTGCGGCAGCCGCTGCCGCGGCCAAGGCCGCCCTGCTCCTGCGCCTGACCGGCCAGGCGCCCGACACGGTGACGATCACCTTTTTGACCGGTACCACCACATCGATTCCGGTCCGCCAATGCCGGTTCGAGAGTCCGGAAACCGTCTGCTGCACGGTGATCAAGGATGCCGGGGACGACCCGGACATCACCCATGGCGCTGAAATCGGCGCGTGTGTGCGCCTCGAAGGCCCTTCCAGCGATACGTCGATTCGCATCACCGGCGGCGTGGGCGTCGGCACGGTCACCCGGCCGGGCCTTGAAATCCCTCCCGGTCAACCGGCCATCACACCGGGCCCGCTGACCATGATCACCAACAGCATCCGGGAGGTTCTTGGCGCGCATCCCACGAATCGGGGCATCCATGTGGAGGTCTTTGTGCCCGAGGGAGAACGGCTGGCCCGCAAGACCCTCAATGCCAGACTGGGAATCGTTGGCGGTCTCTCCATCCTGGGCACCACCGGCATCGTCCGGCCCATGTCCCACGAGGCTTACGTGGCCACCATCGAAAAATCCATGGACGTGGCCCGCGCCGCCGGAATGAGTCATCTGGTACTGACCACCGGTCGCCGCAGCGAGCGGTTTGCCCAGCGGCGCTGGCCGGACCTGAACGAAATGGCCTTTATCCAGATTGGCGATTTTTTCCAGGTGGCCATGGCGGCCGCCGCCACCCGCGGCTTTGCCACCGTGACCCTGGCGGTCTTTTTCGGCAAGGCCGTGAAGATGGCCCAGAACATTCCCCACACCCATGCCGCCAAATCCGAACTGACCCTCGGCACCCTGGCCCGCTGGACCCGGGAACGGACGGCGGATCGGTCGCTGGCCGATCGGGTCGCCCACGCCAATACCGCCCGTCACGCCTTTGATCCCCTCAAGGCCGGAGCACCGGCAGTCATCCGCCATGTGGCCGAAATGGCTCAGCAGTGCGCCGAAGGATTTGCCGAAGGCAGGATCATGGCACGCTGTGTCATTTTCGATTACGACGGCAGCAGCGTGGTTGACACCCGACCGGATTGGGGATAA
- a CDS encoding permease: protein MSETLSTAPSDKTVETPLAGAEPEEPSLIDWATIWKPLAWIVGGFLLFFFLPVDSTRFTGSVIESLALAKWYAQEHVLLCLVPAFFIAGGVAVFVSQGSVMKYLGAGASKVLSYGVASVSGSVLAVCSCTVLPLFAGIWKRGAGLGPAIAFLYSGPAINVLAIILTARILGPEIGAARAVGAVLFSVVIGLFMHLLFRKEEAAKAASAIHMPTPEVERPLWQTTLLFVAMIGLLVSATWGRPEQAGGLWSAVFAAKWLMAGGFAFLLGVLMVRWMRVKVYKLVIAAVAVLIPALMAPQYPLIAFSVGLIAFTTLLTTTRGETESWFTASWDFAKQIMPLLLAGVLVAGLLLGRPGSEGLIPSQWISGLVGGNSFWANLFASVVGAFMYFATLTEVPILQGLIGAGMGQGPALALLLAGPALSLPNMLVIRSVLGTKKTVAFVALVVVMATISGLIFGSLMAV from the coding sequence ATGAGCGAAACCCTCTCCACGGCCCCGTCGGACAAAACTGTTGAAACCCCACTTGCCGGGGCCGAACCCGAGGAACCCAGCCTGATCGACTGGGCCACGATCTGGAAACCGCTGGCCTGGATCGTCGGCGGTTTTCTGCTTTTCTTTTTCCTGCCCGTGGACAGCACCCGCTTCACCGGTTCGGTGATCGAATCTTTGGCCCTGGCCAAGTGGTACGCCCAGGAGCATGTGCTGCTCTGCCTGGTGCCGGCCTTCTTCATTGCCGGCGGCGTGGCCGTTTTCGTTTCCCAGGGATCGGTGATGAAATACCTCGGTGCGGGTGCCAGCAAAGTGCTCTCCTACGGGGTCGCCAGCGTGTCCGGTTCGGTGCTGGCGGTGTGCTCGTGCACGGTGCTGCCGCTGTTTGCCGGCATCTGGAAGCGCGGCGCCGGACTGGGACCGGCCATTGCCTTTCTGTACTCGGGGCCGGCCATCAATGTGCTGGCCATTATCCTCACCGCGCGCATCCTGGGGCCGGAAATCGGTGCGGCGCGGGCCGTGGGCGCAGTTCTCTTCAGCGTGGTGATCGGTCTGTTCATGCACCTCCTCTTCCGGAAGGAAGAAGCGGCCAAGGCGGCGTCCGCCATACACATGCCGACGCCGGAAGTCGAGCGGCCGCTGTGGCAGACGACCCTTTTGTTTGTTGCCATGATCGGTCTGCTGGTTTCCGCCACATGGGGCCGTCCGGAACAGGCGGGCGGTTTATGGTCGGCGGTGTTTGCCGCCAAGTGGCTGATGGCCGGCGGGTTTGCATTTTTGCTGGGCGTTTTGATGGTCCGCTGGATGCGCGTAAAGGTTTACAAACTGGTTATCGCTGCGGTGGCGGTTCTGATCCCGGCCCTGATGGCCCCGCAATATCCCCTGATCGCCTTTTCCGTGGGCCTGATCGCGTTTACGACCCTGTTGACCACCACCCGTGGGGAGACCGAGTCCTGGTTCACGGCCTCGTGGGATTTCGCCAAGCAGATTATGCCGCTGCTTTTGGCCGGCGTGCTGGTGGCGGGTCTTTTGCTGGGCCGGCCCGGATCCGAAGGCCTCATTCCCTCGCAGTGGATCAGCGGCCTGGTGGGCGGCAACTCCTTTTGGGCCAATCTGTTCGCGTCGGTGGTGGGCGCGTTCATGTATTTCGCCACGCTTACCGAAGTGCCCATCCTGCAAGGGCTTATCGGCGCGGGTATGGGCCAGGGACCGGCCCTGGCGCTGCTCCTGGCCGGTCCGGCCCTGAGCCTGCCCAACATGCTGGTGATCCGCAGCGTGCTGGGAACCAAAAAAACCGTTGCCTTTGTTGCCTTGGTCGTTGTCATGGCCACCATCAGCGGGTTGATTTTCGGAAGCCTGATGGCGGTGTGA
- a CDS encoding ArsR/SmtB family transcription factor, with protein sequence MKEFLRVMKALSDPTRVKILKILERRSMCVCELQTALGSAQSTTSKHLKILEDAGLAASHKDGLWVNYTLADGRQSAYAASILGNLRHWLNDEGEICDLLQGIERIDRYEILNKN encoded by the coding sequence ATGAAGGAATTTCTCAGAGTCATGAAGGCTCTTTCCGATCCCACCCGGGTCAAGATACTGAAAATATTGGAGCGGCGTTCCATGTGTGTCTGCGAGCTGCAGACCGCCCTCGGCAGTGCCCAGTCCACCACCAGCAAGCATTTGAAGATCCTAGAGGATGCCGGGCTGGCCGCGTCGCATAAGGACGGCCTGTGGGTCAACTATACATTGGCCGATGGCCGGCAGAGTGCCTATGCGGCCTCAATCCTGGGAAATTTGCGCCACTGGCTGAACGATGAGGGTGAGATCTGTGACCTGCTTCAAGGTATCGAACGGATCGATCGTTATGAGATCCTGAACAAGAACTGA
- the cbiE gene encoding precorrin-6y C5,15-methyltransferase (decarboxylating) subunit CbiE, with translation MSPPITIIGTGVSPDNLTARQMAIIGGADILVGGERLLAPFAHLKCRQRIIDKDLKGLGDFLEQQMAASAIVVLTSGDPLFFGIGAFLARRLGTENIRVMPNVSAVACAFARLGEPWQDVRVVSLHGRSHTGTMLRYLATGETVAVYTDPAHGPAWLADLLIRNGFSDLSLCVLEQLGTSSEKILRLTPETARQTVFSDLNLVVLKPDPSRQQQPDLFPGMPDDRFVHENGLITKAEVRAVTLSHLRLFDRAVFWDLGAGSGSVSIEAGQFITRGSIVAVEQQARRVGHIRENRRRFGIGNLTVVEARLPDGLADLPDPDRVFIGGGGSNLAAIVKIAAHRLKPAGIIVINTVLIDTLTIARQTLVDLGFEIDMIQLQVNRATPMPFSHRFEAANPVWIITGSRPQ, from the coding sequence TTGTCACCCCCGATAACCATCATCGGTACGGGCGTCTCGCCCGACAACCTGACTGCCCGCCAAATGGCCATTATCGGTGGCGCCGATATTCTCGTGGGCGGGGAACGCCTCCTCGCCCCGTTTGCCCACCTGAAATGTCGGCAGCGTATCATCGACAAGGATCTCAAGGGCCTGGGCGATTTTCTGGAGCAGCAGATGGCGGCCAGTGCCATCGTTGTGCTCACCTCCGGGGACCCCCTCTTCTTCGGCATCGGTGCATTTCTTGCCCGGCGGCTGGGAACTGAAAACATCCGGGTGATGCCCAACGTCTCGGCCGTGGCCTGCGCCTTTGCCCGCCTGGGCGAACCCTGGCAGGACGTGCGCGTGGTCAGCCTGCATGGCCGCAGTCATACCGGAACGATGCTGCGCTATCTGGCCACCGGAGAGACCGTGGCCGTTTACACCGACCCGGCCCACGGACCGGCATGGCTGGCCGATCTGCTGATCAGAAATGGATTTTCCGACCTTTCCCTGTGTGTTCTGGAACAACTGGGTACGTCGTCGGAGAAAATTCTGCGGCTCACCCCGGAAACGGCGCGCCAGACCGTTTTTTCCGATCTCAACCTGGTGGTGTTGAAACCCGACCCCTCCCGTCAGCAACAGCCGGATCTTTTTCCGGGCATGCCCGACGACCGCTTCGTGCATGAAAACGGGTTGATCACCAAGGCCGAGGTCCGCGCCGTGACCCTCTCCCATCTGCGCCTGTTCGACCGGGCCGTTTTCTGGGACCTGGGGGCCGGTAGTGGGTCGGTCTCCATCGAGGCGGGGCAGTTCATCACCCGGGGCAGCATCGTTGCCGTCGAGCAGCAAGCCCGGCGGGTTGGCCATATCCGGGAAAACCGCCGGCGTTTCGGAATCGGCAACCTCACCGTGGTCGAAGCCCGCCTGCCCGACGGCCTGGCCGACCTTCCCGACCCGGACCGCGTCTTTATCGGTGGCGGCGGCAGCAATCTGGCCGCTATCGTAAAAATCGCCGCCCACCGTCTCAAGCCGGCCGGCATCATCGTCATCAACACCGTCCTGATCGACACCCTGACCATTGCCAGACAGACCCTGGTTGATCTGGGGTTCGAGATCGACATGATCCAGCTGCAGGTCAACCGGGCCACGCCCATGCCATTCAGCCATCGATTCGAAGCGGCCAATCCGGTGTGGATCATTACCGGCAGCCGCCCCCAATAA
- the mltG gene encoding endolytic transglycosylase MltG, whose protein sequence is MIKKLILLGVALLLILAGSAGLLYRHLLSWAERPMAEPGQEKLFTLLSGQGLKQTARALHREGLISDALRFTIFARIDKKDKLLKAGEYFLSTSMTPREILGQMVEGRVRLYRLTIPEGYNLVQIARAVSAAGLADEKSFLDAARNPEMARLLDIPADTLEGYLFPDTYYFPRGLDTGAIVITMVKQFRAAFKPEWTARAKALGMTVHEVVTLASIVEKETGAPQERPLVASVFHNRLKKGMRLETDPTVIYGITDFDGNIKRKHLETYTPYNTYKIQGLPPGPIASPGALAIEAVLYPAESNYLYFVSKRDGTHHFSTSLKEHNAAVRKYQLGNRSR, encoded by the coding sequence ATGATCAAAAAGTTGATTTTATTAGGAGTCGCTCTTCTTCTTATTTTAGCCGGAAGCGCCGGACTCCTCTACCGGCACCTCTTATCATGGGCCGAGCGCCCCATGGCCGAGCCGGGGCAGGAAAAACTGTTCACCCTGCTTTCCGGGCAGGGACTCAAGCAAACGGCCAGGGCCCTGCACCGGGAGGGCCTGATTTCCGACGCCTTGCGGTTTACCATCTTTGCCAGAATCGACAAGAAAGACAAACTGCTCAAGGCCGGAGAGTATTTTCTCTCCACCAGCATGACACCCCGGGAAATTCTCGGTCAGATGGTCGAAGGCCGGGTCCGCCTCTACCGACTGACGATTCCCGAAGGCTACAACCTGGTTCAGATCGCAAGGGCCGTTTCCGCTGCCGGCCTGGCCGACGAGAAATCGTTTCTCGATGCCGCCCGCAATCCGGAAATGGCCCGGCTGCTGGACATCCCGGCCGACACCCTGGAGGGGTACCTCTTTCCGGACACCTATTATTTCCCCCGGGGGCTGGACACCGGCGCCATCGTCATCACCATGGTCAAACAGTTCCGGGCGGCGTTCAAGCCGGAATGGACGGCACGGGCCAAGGCGCTCGGCATGACCGTCCATGAAGTGGTCACCCTGGCATCGATTGTGGAAAAAGAGACCGGCGCGCCGCAGGAACGCCCCCTGGTGGCCTCTGTCTTTCACAACCGGCTGAAAAAGGGCATGCGCCTGGAAACGGACCCCACAGTGATCTACGGAATTACCGATTTTGACGGCAACATCAAACGCAAACACCTTGAGACCTACACCCCGTACAATACTTACAAAATCCAAGGTCTGCCGCCCGGTCCCATCGCCAGCCCCGGCGCGCTGGCCATCGAGGCCGTACTCTACCCGGCCGAAAGCAATTACCTCTATTTTGTTTCCAAACGGGACGGCACCCACCATTTTTCAACCTCCCTCAAGGAACATAACGCTGCCGTACGCAAGTATCAGTTGGGAAATCGATCACGTTGA
- a CDS encoding radical SAM protein, whose amino-acid sequence MPKQNKDKDIYHGFEQGPIRPPSEAHSLLVRVTRNCPWNRCTFCHVYKESRFSVRPESHVIEDIEGIHRHVDTLKELADESGSILRRDISAVVQDLAPHEHDLFSVALNWYAGGMSSIFLQDANSLIIKPDSLIRILVHLRRRFPWVERITSYARAHTVARISDDHLREMRAAGLNRLHMGLESGADSVLQMVRKGVDKQTQVKAGRKVKKAGIELSEYVMPGLGGKALSREHALETADALNQIDPDFIRLRSLAIPQGIPLAEDQRSGRFVKLGDTDTVREIRLFVATLDGITSMIASDHILNLFAEVEGRLPEAKAGILALLDRFLDLPDEEQCRFQVGRRMGLFTRLEDMQRPKRRAKVDAFCTHHGITADNVDHIIAQMMTRFI is encoded by the coding sequence ATGCCTAAGCAAAATAAAGATAAGGATATTTACCACGGATTCGAGCAGGGCCCCATCCGTCCGCCCAGCGAAGCGCACAGCCTGCTGGTCCGGGTGACCCGCAACTGTCCCTGGAACCGCTGCACCTTCTGCCACGTCTACAAGGAATCCCGGTTTTCGGTACGTCCCGAATCCCACGTCATCGAGGATATCGAAGGCATCCACCGCCATGTGGACACCCTGAAGGAGCTGGCCGATGAATCGGGCAGTATTCTGCGCCGGGACATTTCCGCGGTTGTTCAGGACCTTGCGCCCCATGAGCATGATCTTTTCAGCGTCGCCCTGAACTGGTACGCCGGCGGGATGAGTTCTATTTTTCTTCAGGATGCCAACAGCCTGATCATCAAGCCCGACAGCCTGATCCGGATCCTTGTTCACCTGCGCCGGCGCTTTCCCTGGGTGGAGCGGATCACTTCCTATGCCCGGGCCCACACCGTTGCCCGCATCAGCGACGACCATCTGCGCGAGATGCGTGCCGCTGGTTTGAACCGCCTGCACATGGGGCTGGAGTCCGGCGCCGACAGCGTGTTGCAGATGGTTCGCAAAGGGGTTGACAAACAGACCCAGGTCAAGGCCGGCCGGAAGGTTAAAAAGGCCGGTATTGAACTCTCCGAATATGTCATGCCGGGACTGGGCGGCAAGGCGCTCTCACGGGAACATGCCCTGGAGACGGCCGATGCGCTGAACCAGATCGATCCGGATTTCATCCGCCTGCGGTCGCTGGCGATTCCCCAGGGGATTCCCCTGGCCGAGGATCAGCGCAGCGGGCGATTCGTCAAACTGGGCGATACCGATACGGTGCGGGAGATCCGCCTGTTTGTAGCGACCCTGGACGGCATTACCAGCATGATCGCCAGCGATCATATCCTCAATCTGTTTGCCGAAGTCGAAGGGCGTCTGCCAGAGGCCAAAGCCGGTATCCTGGCGCTGCTGGACCGGTTTCTGGACCTGCCGGACGAGGAACAGTGCCGGTTCCAGGTGGGCCGGCGGATGGGGCTGTTCACGCGCCTCGAGGACATGCAGCGTCCCAAACGCCGGGCCAAGGTGGACGCTTTCTGCACGCACCACGGCATTACAGCGGACAATGTGGATCATATAATTGCGCAGATGATGACGCGGTTTATTTAA
- a CDS encoding thioredoxin family protein: MEIKVLGPGCAKCKQAEQIVKEAVAESGVTATVEKVTDVMQIAGYGVFGTPAVVVDGEVKIVGKVPKKKDVMAWIR; the protein is encoded by the coding sequence ATGGAGATCAAAGTATTGGGACCCGGATGCGCCAAATGCAAACAGGCAGAACAGATCGTTAAGGAAGCCGTTGCCGAAAGCGGTGTGACCGCAACCGTAGAGAAAGTCACCGACGTCATGCAGATTGCCGGTTATGGGGTATTCGGCACACCGGCCGTGGTGGTCGACGGCGAGGTGAAAATAGTGGGCAAAGTGCCCAAGAAGAAAGATGTAATGGCCTGGATTCGGTAG
- a CDS encoding permease has translation MTPENNKTAGSGFNTKRTGGTLISAAVTHLSPGTLYMTGSILLVAIWFLMYRHLSSLAELFTHLLSRLAGFSMTSHFGSAVEFFVFETPKVIMLLTLVVFGVGVVRSFFTLERTRAILAGKRESAGNVLAALLGIVTPFCSCSAVPLFLGFVTTGVPLGVTFSFLIAAPMVNEVALVLLYGLFGWKVAAIYLGTGLGIAMVAGWVIGRMKMERHLEEWVFQIQAGKVDLPEDAQDWAARIRYGFDAVREIVGKVWIYVMLGIAVGAGIHGYVPEGMMAAFMGKSAWWSVPLSVLLGIPMYSNAAGIIPIVQALLGKGAALGTVLAFMMSVIALSLPEMIILRKVLKPRLIGTFIGVVGTGILLVGYIFNYFM, from the coding sequence ATGACACCTGAAAATAATAAAACCGCAGGCAGTGGCTTCAACACGAAAAGAACGGGCGGGACGCTCATTTCAGCCGCTGTCACCCACCTGTCACCCGGAACCTTATATATGACCGGGAGCATATTGCTGGTGGCCATATGGTTTCTGATGTATCGCCATCTGTCCAGCCTTGCCGAACTGTTTACGCATTTGTTGTCGCGATTGGCGGGGTTTTCGATGACCAGCCACTTTGGCAGTGCCGTCGAATTTTTTGTCTTCGAAACCCCCAAAGTGATCATGCTGCTCACCCTGGTGGTTTTTGGCGTGGGGGTCGTGCGTTCCTTTTTTACGCTGGAACGCACGCGGGCCATCCTGGCCGGGAAGCGCGAATCCGCGGGCAACGTGCTGGCCGCGTTGCTGGGGATTGTCACCCCCTTCTGCTCCTGCTCGGCCGTACCGCTTTTCCTGGGATTCGTGACCACGGGGGTTCCCCTGGGCGTGACCTTTTCCTTTCTGATCGCCGCCCCCATGGTCAACGAGGTGGCCCTGGTTTTGCTGTACGGTCTGTTCGGCTGGAAAGTGGCGGCGATTTACCTGGGTACCGGTCTTGGCATCGCCATGGTGGCCGGCTGGGTCATCGGGCGGATGAAAATGGAACGCCACCTGGAAGAGTGGGTTTTCCAGATTCAGGCGGGAAAAGTGGATCTGCCCGAAGATGCCCAGGACTGGGCGGCCCGGATTCGCTATGGTTTTGATGCCGTTCGCGAAATCGTCGGCAAGGTCTGGATCTATGTTATGCTCGGGATTGCCGTGGGCGCCGGCATTCACGGATACGTCCCCGAAGGCATGATGGCCGCGTTCATGGGCAAGTCGGCCTGGTGGTCGGTGCCGTTGTCGGTGCTGCTCGGCATCCCCATGTATTCCAATGCCGCCGGCATCATCCCCATTGTCCAGGCCCTGCTGGGCAAAGGGGCCGCACTGGGCACGGTGCTGGCTTTCATGATGTCGGTCATCGCCCTGTCGCTGCCCGAGATGATCATCCTGCGCAAAGTGCTCAAACCGCGCTTGATCGGCACCTTCATCGGCGTTGTCGGGACAGGCATTCTGCTGGTGGGCTATATTTTCAATTATTTCATGTAG
- the cobM gene encoding precorrin-4 C(11)-methyltransferase yields the protein MEPSPSSDSNVSAPNPIIFCGAGPGDPDLITVKGQQALAAADLVVYAGSLVPEALLKWTRPGCRHLSSAGLHLDEMVASMADAHTDGKKVVRLHTGDPSLYGAIFEQMAKLSERGIPYTVIPGVTAAFAAAAALGIEYTLPEISQTLILTRMAGRTPVPEAETLAALAAHQATMAIYLSISMIDEMARTLGDAYGTEAVCAVVYRASQPDQKILWTPIGRLAETVREAGIKRTALVMVGRVLDVSLETLKHHSKLYDRHFAHGYRDAEKRQ from the coding sequence ATGGAACCCTCCCCATCCAGCGATTCAAACGTTTCCGCCCCCAATCCCATCATCTTCTGCGGTGCCGGTCCCGGCGACCCGGACCTGATCACGGTCAAGGGACAGCAGGCCCTGGCTGCCGCCGACCTGGTGGTCTATGCCGGATCATTGGTCCCCGAAGCCCTGCTCAAGTGGACCCGGCCCGGTTGCCGGCACCTGAGCAGCGCCGGTCTGCACCTGGACGAAATGGTCGCCTCCATGGCCGACGCCCACACCGACGGCAAAAAAGTGGTCCGCCTGCACACCGGCGACCCCAGCCTCTACGGCGCCATTTTCGAGCAGATGGCCAAGTTGTCCGAGCGCGGCATCCCCTACACGGTCATTCCCGGGGTAACCGCCGCCTTTGCCGCCGCCGCGGCACTGGGCATCGAATACACCCTGCCGGAAATTTCCCAGACCCTGATCCTCACGCGCATGGCCGGACGCACCCCGGTACCCGAAGCCGAGACCCTGGCCGCCCTGGCCGCCCACCAGGCCACCATGGCCATCTATCTGAGCATCTCCATGATCGACGAGATGGCCCGCACCCTTGGGGATGCCTATGGCACGGAGGCCGTCTGTGCCGTCGTTTACCGGGCCAGCCAGCCCGACCAGAAAATCCTCTGGACCCCCATCGGCCGGCTGGCCGAAACGGTCCGTGAGGCCGGAATCAAACGCACCGCCCTGGTGATGGTCGGCCGGGTGCTGGACGTCAGCCTGGAGACACTCAAGCACCACTCCAAACTCTACGACCGCCATTTTGCCCACGGCTACCGGGATGCGGAGAAACGGCAGTGA
- a CDS encoding PA2779 family protein: protein MRKVRTLARPVSLFLAIFMMVIFTPYQQVMAAMISAETVLDAGRVAESRATVHAVLAREDVRQALVSQGIDVQEATSRIDSLSDAEITALADRMDQLPAGGSTVGVIVGASLIVFIVLLITDIMGYTDIFPFVKKHH, encoded by the coding sequence ATGAGAAAGGTACGAACATTGGCAAGACCGGTCAGCCTGTTCCTGGCCATTTTCATGATGGTGATCTTTACGCCCTATCAGCAGGTCATGGCGGCCATGATTTCCGCCGAGACGGTTTTGGATGCCGGTCGCGTCGCCGAATCGCGCGCCACCGTGCATGCCGTTCTGGCCCGCGAGGATGTCCGGCAGGCCTTGGTCTCCCAAGGCATCGACGTCCAGGAAGCCACGTCCCGCATCGACAGCCTGTCGGACGCCGAGATCACTGCCCTGGCCGATCGCATGGACCAGTTGCCGGCCGGTGGCAGCACCGTGGGCGTGATTGTTGGTGCTTCCTTGATTGTCTTCATTGTGCTGCTGATTACCGATATCATGGGGTACACCGATATTTTTCCTTTTGTCAAAAAACACCATTGA
- a CDS encoding PA2778 family cysteine peptidase: protein MSKNTIDRKSGGHSPAAAGWCLLFLLILLPVLAMTGCTGPAGFRRSDLPLADSPRYLIDSVPFFPQKVYQCGPAALAMALSWSGVHLSPDDLTPEVFTLSKKGSLQSAMIAAVRRHDRIAWLLPAPDALLDELRAGNPVIVLQNLGLAWYPVWHYAVVIGLDLEKGNVILHSGVTQEKHVALERFNRTWRRGDYWGLVVLPPSRLPDRAEEADYLRAVGPLERLKKWTVAARAYRSALARWPGSLAARLGLGACLYESGDLEAAEAVFRETTVNFPHDGAAFNNLAQVLMDQGRADDALEAIRHAIQLGGPLTPQFEETLREIRRQ from the coding sequence TTGTCAAAAAACACCATTGATCGAAAAAGCGGCGGCCATTCACCGGCGGCCGCCGGATGGTGCCTGCTTTTCTTGCTGATCCTGTTGCCGGTCCTGGCGATGACGGGTTGTACCGGGCCGGCAGGGTTCAGACGGTCCGACTTGCCGCTGGCGGATTCCCCCCGATACCTGATAGACAGTGTTCCCTTTTTTCCCCAGAAGGTTTACCAGTGCGGACCGGCTGCCCTGGCCATGGCGCTTTCGTGGAGCGGTGTTCATCTTTCGCCGGATGATCTCACTCCCGAAGTTTTCACCCTCTCGAAAAAAGGCAGCCTCCAGTCGGCCATGATCGCAGCGGTGCGCCGGCATGACCGGATTGCCTGGCTCCTGCCTGCTCCCGATGCGCTTTTGGATGAGCTCCGGGCCGGAAATCCGGTGATCGTGCTCCAGAATCTCGGCTTGGCCTGGTACCCGGTCTGGCACTATGCGGTGGTGATCGGACTGGACCTGGAGAAGGGCAACGTCATTCTGCATTCCGGTGTGACGCAGGAAAAGCATGTGGCTCTGGAGCGCTTCAACCGCACCTGGCGGCGCGGGGATTACTGGGGGCTTGTGGTGCTGCCGCCATCACGGTTGCCGGATCGTGCCGAAGAAGCGGATTACCTGCGCGCCGTAGGCCCACTTGAACGACTGAAAAAATGGACCGTGGCTGCCCGGGCTTACCGGAGTGCCCTGGCCCGCTGGCCCGGCAGCCTGGCCGCCCGACTGGGCTTGGGGGCCTGTTTGTACGAATCCGGAGACCTTGAAGCCGCTGAAGCCGTTTTCCGGGAAACCACTGTCAATTTTCCCCACGACGGTGCCGCCTTCAACAACCTTGCCCAGGTGCTCATGGATCAGGGTCGCGCCGACGATGCCCTTGAGGCCATCCGGCACGCGATCCAGCTTGGCGGCCCGCTGACGCCGCAGTTTGAAGAGACCCTCCGGGAAATTCGCCGGCAGTGA